In the Helianthus annuus cultivar XRQ/B chromosome 11, HanXRQr2.0-SUNRISE, whole genome shotgun sequence genome, one interval contains:
- the LOC110889114 gene encoding probable glucan 1,3-beta-glucosidase A, producing MIKAVNLGGWLVTEGWMKPSLFDSIPNKDFLDGTTLQFRSKKTGKFLAAENGGGTNIVANRESASGWETFTLWRIDENKFHIRVFNKQFLGLDSTGINLVAISNDHQTSGVFDIVMKSDDPNRIRVRIKAPNGLYLQAKTENLVTADSNGYGPWRDDDPSVFEMIRIQRLEGEYQVTNGHGRLKAPQIMKDHWDTFIVEKDFEFIATHGLNAVRIPVGWWTASDPAPPEPYVGGSLQYLDKAFLWAGKYKLKVILDLHAAPGSQNGYEHSSSWDGSIQWGQTEETIQETVNIIEFFAARYANNASLYAIELINEPNASGVSLSVLTKYYEAGYKAIRSHAPNVFVILSNRINGDSKELLPVASGKTNVVIDVHYYNLFSSIFDNMTVQQNIDFIKTDRANELQAITTSNGPLTFVGEWVAEWNVKASTTTKEDFQRFSKAQLEVFGGASFGWAYWSLKHVYDHWSMEWMITNGYISL from the exons ATGATCAAAGCGGTTAATCTTGGGGGGTGGCTAGTCACCGAAGGCTGGATGAAACCTTCTCTCTTTGATTCCATCCCAAACAAAGATTTCTTG GATGGAACTACACTTCAGTTTAGATCGAAAAAAACCGGGAAATTCCTAGCTGCAGAGAATGGTGGAGGTACAAACATTGTTGCAAACCGTGAATCTGCTTCCGGCTGGGAAACGTTTACG TTGTGGAGGATTGATGAGAACAAATTTCACATACGGGTGTTTAACAAGCAGTTTCTAGGACTTGACTCAACCGGGATCAATTTGGTGGCAATATCAAATGATCATCAAACATCAGGTGTTTTTGATATTGTTATGAAATCCGATGATCCGAACCGTATTCGTGTCCGGATTAAAGCACCAAACGGATTGTACTTGCAG GCAAAAACTGAAAATCTTGTGACTGCTGATTCAAATGGATACGGGCCATGGCGAGACGATGATCCTTCGGTTTTTGAGATGATAAGAATCCAAAGATTAGAAGGAGAGTACCAAGTGACTAATGGTCACGGTCGTTTAAAAGCACCACAAATCATGAAA GATCACTGGGATACATTCATAGTAGAAAAAGATTTCGAATTCATAGCAACACATGGATTAAACGCGGTGAGAATTCCGGTAGGATGGTGGACCGCTAGTGATCCAGCACCTCCGGAGCCTTATGTAGGAGGATCTCTACAATACCTTGATAAGGCCTTCTTGTGGGCAGG GAAATACAAGTTAAAGGTAATACTAGATCTGCATGCCGCTCCTGGTTCTCAAAATGGTTACGAGCATAGCTCTTCTTGGGATGGTTCTATCCAATGGGGCCAAACAGAAGAAACTATACAAGAAACCGTTAATATCATTGAGTTCTTTGCGGCTAGGTACGCGAACAATGCTAGCTTATATGCAATTGAGCTCATAAACGAACCTAATGCATCCGGGGTTTCACTAAGCGTCTTGACCAAGTATTATGAAGCTGGTTATAAAGCTATACGAAGTCATGCTCCCAATGTCTTTGTGATTCTATCAAACCGGATTAACGGTGATTCAAAAGAACTCCTTCCAGTTGCGAGTGGAAAGACGAATGTGGTTATTGATGTTCATTACTACAATCTATTTTCTAGCATTTTCGATAACATGACCGTCCAACAAAACATTGATTTCATCAAAACAGACCGTGCTAATGAGCTACAAGCCATCACGACGTCAAATGGACCGCTGACTTTTGTAGGCGAATGGGTGGCCGAGTGGAATGTAAAAGCATCTACTACTACTAAAGAAGATTTCCAGAGGTTTTCAAAGGCTCAACTAGAAGTGTTTGGAGGTGCAAGCTTTGGGTGGGCTTATTGGTCACTAAAACATGTGTATGACCATTGGAGTATGGAGTGGATGATAACAAATGGCTATATTAGCCTTTAG